From Mya arenaria isolate MELC-2E11 chromosome 12, ASM2691426v1, the proteins below share one genomic window:
- the LOC128211527 gene encoding ATP-dependent RNA helicase DHX58-like isoform X1 — MPNNDHVNGYLHFGLFIFIQENCQLQTFEDRVVSARKNSPEIKTYTIIMEKTNPKTAKGGKRKQEQSSQPPPKHNRLSTFPEETMSKDEDMLAENDGIQGTEKKEENATRNEQTVMSDEEFEINTATDQEDLGSNVDEEDISLRGYQEELAKEGCEGKNVIVVAPTNSGKTRVACKIMQVHLRQKKAERKMGRIIFLVENEALAIQQGEVCAELLPTYRTKVFSGNVHRLKKQMLWDFLERRDIFVVTAQLFLNALKAKNIESVREFSLIVFDECHHSNKQHMYNEIMSRYLDLKLREKVESSELPQIVGLTASLGVGGKTEKVQGLNHMKKIMANMDAKFLCTVRTPDTIEQLKRFANPPVEELLPVHGRDVDLFKIAVQEIAKNMFDYMTQAPAVRDAASNDKFIQTICRFPASFGTEKYLQWNADFMKAIAKVESKDIRRVINPHRIHLEMYNKALMVHRDARIRDALDILKEFAEPRIETFANEPENPKLIKLEEILLRVLSSNQNARGIIFVRTKELAQALVRWVNETDSLKGLNASEFTGQGAAASDGGMTKSGQKNALQFFKDGQHRLLIATSVAEEGLDISKCNLVIRYEHVTNEIVRLQSRGRARAENSLYYVIAEEGSWILEKEERNFRCEKLMEKIVPDLQLFIEDPANFWERELLDIQEKMKREEERQAQQRAVHMATTGARFECFNCSSLICLSDDIRVIKGAHHVIIDEEAKRRLILKKGATDFEEPEGAKYGGVLLCANEECQRQLGSVCTYNCTEFPLMGLKNFRVVDQSGKGRQFKKWNQVNCRLEEFTFDELNAVVAERLAIV, encoded by the exons ATGCCGAATAACGATCACGTGAACGGGTACCTGCACTTCggattgtttatattcattcaaGAGAACTGTCAGCTACAAACATTTGAAGATCGTGTCGTTTCTGCGCGTAAGAATTCCCcagaaattaaaacatatac CATCATCATGGAAAAAACAAATCCTAAAACGGCAAAAGGGGGGAAGAGGAAACAAGAACAGTCTTCGCAACCTCCACCAAAGCACAACAGACTGTCCACGTTTCCTGAAGAGACAATGTCTAAAGACGAAGATATGCTGGCGGAGAATGACG gtATCCAGGGtactgaaaaaaaagaagagaatGCAACACGAAACGAGCAAACTGTCATGAGCGATGAAGAGTTTGAGATAAATACTGCCACAG ATCAAGAGGATCTTGGATCGAATGTCGATGAAGAGGATATAAGTCTACGAGGTTACCAAGAGGAGTTAGCAAAAGAGGGTTGTGAGGGTAAAAATGTCATAGTTGTTGCTCCTACAAACTCGGGCAAAACCAGGGTAGCATGCAAAATTATGCag gttCACCTAAGACAGAAAAAAGCAGAAAGAAAGATGGGTCGTATTATATTTCTTGTCGAAAACGAAGCTCTAGCCATTCAGCAAGGAGAAGTATGTGCAGAACTACTTCCAACTTACAGGACAAAAGTGTTCAGCGGAAACGTCCACAGGTTGAAAAAGCAAATGCTCTGGGATTTCCTTGAAAG AAGAGACATCTTTGTTGTAACGGCACAGCTTTTTTTGAATGCTTTAAAAGCAAAGAACATTGAAAGCGTCAGAGAATTTTCTCTGATTGTGTTCGACGAATGTCATCactcaaacaaacaacacatgtataatgAAATTATGAGCCGATATCTTGACCTAAAACTGCGGGAGAAAGTTGAGTCTTCTGAACTGCCCCAG ATTGTTGGACTTACTGCATCTTTGGGCGTTGGTGGAAAAACAGAAAAGGTTCAGGGATTAaatcatatgaaaaaaataatggcaAACATGGACGCAAAGTTTCTCTGTACTGTTAGGACGCCAGATACAATTGAGCAATTGAAACGATTTGCGAACCCGCCGGTTGAAG aattattgcccGTACATGGAAGAGATGTCGACTTGTTTAAAATTGCTGTACAGGAAATAGCCAAAAACATGTTTGACTATATGACACAAGCTCCAG CTGTACGGGATGCTGCTTCTAATGACAAATTTATACAGACGATATGCAGATTTCCAGCATCATTTGGAACCGAAAAATACCTGCAATGGAATGCGGATTTCATGAAAGCTATCGCCAAAGTCGAATCAAAAGACATCCGCCGAGTGATCAATCCTCATCGAATACATTTAGAA ATGTACAACAAAGCCTTAATGGTTCATCGTGATGCAAGGATAAGAGATGCATTGGACATTCTTAAAGAGTTTGCAG AACCACGAATAGAAACATTCGCCAACGAACCAGAGAACCCCAAACTGATCAAACTAGAGGAGATACTGTTAAGGGTCCTTTCCAGTAACCAGAATGCCCGTGGAATCATATTTGTGCGAACAAAGGAGTTGGCTCAAGCATTGGTTAGATGGGTGAACGAAACAGATAGTTTGAAGGGACTTAATGCTTCCGAATTCACCGGACAAGGTGCTGCAGCTTCGGATGGAG gGATGACAAAGAGTGGCCAGAAAAATGCGTTGCAGTTCTTTAAAGATGGACAACACCGACTTCTTATTGCGACGTCTGTAGCTGAGGAGGGTCTTGATATATCTAAATGCAACCTTGTGATTCGCTATGAGCATGTCACTAATGAAATCGTCAGACTTCAATCTAGAG GGCGGGCGAGAGCAGAAAATAGCTTGTACTATGTTATTGCGGAGGAGGGGTCTTGGATTCTGGAAAAAGAAGAAAGGAATTTTCGGTGTGAGAAACTTATGGAGAAAATCGTCCCCGATCTACAATTGTTCATTGAAGACCCTGCAAATTTCTGGGAGAGGGAGCTCTTAgatattcaagaaaaaatgaaacGGGAGGAGGAAAGACAAGCTCAACAGAGAGCAGTACACATGGCAACTACAGGTGCCCGCTTTGAATGCTTCAATTGCAGTTCTCTAATTTGCTTGTCCGACGACATTAGAGTCATAAAAGGGGCACATCATGTTATCATTGATGAAGAAGCAAAACGACGTCTTATTCTCAAAAAAGGGGCTACCGACTTTGAGGAACCAGAAGGCGCCAAATATGGAGGGGTTTTGTTGTGCGCAAATGAGGAATGCCAACGGCAACTTGGATCGGTTTGTACTTACAACTGCACTGAGTTTCCATTGATGGGGCTCAAGAACTTCAGGGTTGTTGATCAATCTGGAAAAGGCCGTCAGTTTAAGAAATGGAATCAGGTCAATTGCAGACTCGAGGAGTTTACATTTGATGAGTTGAATGCTGTTGTTGCCGAAAGACTTGCCATAGTGTAG
- the LOC128211527 gene encoding ATP-dependent RNA helicase DHX58-like isoform X2, with the protein MEKTNPKTAKGGKRKQEQSSQPPPKHNRLSTFPEETMSKDEDMLAENDGIQGTEKKEENATRNEQTVMSDEEFEINTATDQEDLGSNVDEEDISLRGYQEELAKEGCEGKNVIVVAPTNSGKTRVACKIMQVHLRQKKAERKMGRIIFLVENEALAIQQGEVCAELLPTYRTKVFSGNVHRLKKQMLWDFLERRDIFVVTAQLFLNALKAKNIESVREFSLIVFDECHHSNKQHMYNEIMSRYLDLKLREKVESSELPQIVGLTASLGVGGKTEKVQGLNHMKKIMANMDAKFLCTVRTPDTIEQLKRFANPPVEELLPVHGRDVDLFKIAVQEIAKNMFDYMTQAPAVRDAASNDKFIQTICRFPASFGTEKYLQWNADFMKAIAKVESKDIRRVINPHRIHLEMYNKALMVHRDARIRDALDILKEFAEPRIETFANEPENPKLIKLEEILLRVLSSNQNARGIIFVRTKELAQALVRWVNETDSLKGLNASEFTGQGAAASDGGMTKSGQKNALQFFKDGQHRLLIATSVAEEGLDISKCNLVIRYEHVTNEIVRLQSRGRARAENSLYYVIAEEGSWILEKEERNFRCEKLMEKIVPDLQLFIEDPANFWERELLDIQEKMKREEERQAQQRAVHMATTGARFECFNCSSLICLSDDIRVIKGAHHVIIDEEAKRRLILKKGATDFEEPEGAKYGGVLLCANEECQRQLGSVCTYNCTEFPLMGLKNFRVVDQSGKGRQFKKWNQVNCRLEEFTFDELNAVVAERLAIV; encoded by the exons ATGGAAAAAACAAATCCTAAAACGGCAAAAGGGGGGAAGAGGAAACAAGAACAGTCTTCGCAACCTCCACCAAAGCACAACAGACTGTCCACGTTTCCTGAAGAGACAATGTCTAAAGACGAAGATATGCTGGCGGAGAATGACG gtATCCAGGGtactgaaaaaaaagaagagaatGCAACACGAAACGAGCAAACTGTCATGAGCGATGAAGAGTTTGAGATAAATACTGCCACAG ATCAAGAGGATCTTGGATCGAATGTCGATGAAGAGGATATAAGTCTACGAGGTTACCAAGAGGAGTTAGCAAAAGAGGGTTGTGAGGGTAAAAATGTCATAGTTGTTGCTCCTACAAACTCGGGCAAAACCAGGGTAGCATGCAAAATTATGCag gttCACCTAAGACAGAAAAAAGCAGAAAGAAAGATGGGTCGTATTATATTTCTTGTCGAAAACGAAGCTCTAGCCATTCAGCAAGGAGAAGTATGTGCAGAACTACTTCCAACTTACAGGACAAAAGTGTTCAGCGGAAACGTCCACAGGTTGAAAAAGCAAATGCTCTGGGATTTCCTTGAAAG AAGAGACATCTTTGTTGTAACGGCACAGCTTTTTTTGAATGCTTTAAAAGCAAAGAACATTGAAAGCGTCAGAGAATTTTCTCTGATTGTGTTCGACGAATGTCATCactcaaacaaacaacacatgtataatgAAATTATGAGCCGATATCTTGACCTAAAACTGCGGGAGAAAGTTGAGTCTTCTGAACTGCCCCAG ATTGTTGGACTTACTGCATCTTTGGGCGTTGGTGGAAAAACAGAAAAGGTTCAGGGATTAaatcatatgaaaaaaataatggcaAACATGGACGCAAAGTTTCTCTGTACTGTTAGGACGCCAGATACAATTGAGCAATTGAAACGATTTGCGAACCCGCCGGTTGAAG aattattgcccGTACATGGAAGAGATGTCGACTTGTTTAAAATTGCTGTACAGGAAATAGCCAAAAACATGTTTGACTATATGACACAAGCTCCAG CTGTACGGGATGCTGCTTCTAATGACAAATTTATACAGACGATATGCAGATTTCCAGCATCATTTGGAACCGAAAAATACCTGCAATGGAATGCGGATTTCATGAAAGCTATCGCCAAAGTCGAATCAAAAGACATCCGCCGAGTGATCAATCCTCATCGAATACATTTAGAA ATGTACAACAAAGCCTTAATGGTTCATCGTGATGCAAGGATAAGAGATGCATTGGACATTCTTAAAGAGTTTGCAG AACCACGAATAGAAACATTCGCCAACGAACCAGAGAACCCCAAACTGATCAAACTAGAGGAGATACTGTTAAGGGTCCTTTCCAGTAACCAGAATGCCCGTGGAATCATATTTGTGCGAACAAAGGAGTTGGCTCAAGCATTGGTTAGATGGGTGAACGAAACAGATAGTTTGAAGGGACTTAATGCTTCCGAATTCACCGGACAAGGTGCTGCAGCTTCGGATGGAG gGATGACAAAGAGTGGCCAGAAAAATGCGTTGCAGTTCTTTAAAGATGGACAACACCGACTTCTTATTGCGACGTCTGTAGCTGAGGAGGGTCTTGATATATCTAAATGCAACCTTGTGATTCGCTATGAGCATGTCACTAATGAAATCGTCAGACTTCAATCTAGAG GGCGGGCGAGAGCAGAAAATAGCTTGTACTATGTTATTGCGGAGGAGGGGTCTTGGATTCTGGAAAAAGAAGAAAGGAATTTTCGGTGTGAGAAACTTATGGAGAAAATCGTCCCCGATCTACAATTGTTCATTGAAGACCCTGCAAATTTCTGGGAGAGGGAGCTCTTAgatattcaagaaaaaatgaaacGGGAGGAGGAAAGACAAGCTCAACAGAGAGCAGTACACATGGCAACTACAGGTGCCCGCTTTGAATGCTTCAATTGCAGTTCTCTAATTTGCTTGTCCGACGACATTAGAGTCATAAAAGGGGCACATCATGTTATCATTGATGAAGAAGCAAAACGACGTCTTATTCTCAAAAAAGGGGCTACCGACTTTGAGGAACCAGAAGGCGCCAAATATGGAGGGGTTTTGTTGTGCGCAAATGAGGAATGCCAACGGCAACTTGGATCGGTTTGTACTTACAACTGCACTGAGTTTCCATTGATGGGGCTCAAGAACTTCAGGGTTGTTGATCAATCTGGAAAAGGCCGTCAGTTTAAGAAATGGAATCAGGTCAATTGCAGACTCGAGGAGTTTACATTTGATGAGTTGAATGCTGTTGTTGCCGAAAGACTTGCCATAGTGTAG